One window of the Allosaccharopolyspora coralli genome contains the following:
- a CDS encoding AAA family ATPase yields the protein MTEPVRVGLLMRTCLEVLAEADEPIPTSEALKRVEQRIDLTSYESGPVNSSGQPRWENNLRWRSGDMTTIGWMSKRDGLWTLTDAGEAALEAYDAERVLTETNRRKKEIHRQRQQATEALGGLHRLIAEIVALVEPSAWTSFDDIAEIANVEGQRVGHFLASGQTNIPMTYRVLNPDGSIPEDSFLPSRHRGMDVAKKLRTEGVEFDPSGCASQDQRLTAEDIRDRLSELDDSPRDTSSIRAWLVRPRPAGHELVDRWRSEQFVSLAGTHLGEVSPGDSRKAITEAVEQGYQHLDYAQRITLAGEYSQFLNVMKPGDQVVTVLDAEVYVGTITGEARNVGDTNARWQRDVAWQQDTIGAVSGLQAPLRAEIEQQGTVVDITGGMDVLRRFLDDTQPETGTGEEQPAPATVTPQLRHADSALSAELHLNQTWLQEVVDVLRDRRQLVFYGPPGTGKTYLARKLARHLTDPEAVELVQFHPSYAYEDFFEGYRPQVSDDGTAGFALTPGPLRRLAANARDDPARAYILIIDEINRANLAKVFGELYFLLEYRNDKIQLQYSPGQSFSLPANVFFIGTMNTADRSIALVDAAMRRRFAFVELHPDESPIRELLPNWLAASGKTDQRAELLAAINAAIGAEDRDFQIGPSYLMTPEAELEGGLNRIWQYSILPLLEEHYYGRLTRDQVHARFGLATIQRALIRGERSEDT from the coding sequence ATGACGGAACCAGTGCGTGTCGGTTTGCTGATGCGGACGTGCCTGGAAGTCCTCGCTGAAGCCGACGAGCCGATCCCTACGAGTGAGGCGTTGAAGCGGGTCGAGCAACGCATCGACTTGACATCGTACGAGAGCGGACCGGTCAACAGTTCCGGGCAGCCACGCTGGGAGAACAATCTGCGCTGGCGTAGCGGCGACATGACCACGATCGGGTGGATGTCCAAGAGGGACGGGCTGTGGACACTAACCGATGCGGGCGAAGCGGCGCTCGAGGCGTACGACGCCGAACGGGTGCTTACCGAGACGAACCGACGTAAGAAGGAGATCCACCGACAGAGGCAGCAAGCGACCGAAGCACTTGGCGGACTTCATCGACTCATCGCAGAGATCGTGGCCCTGGTCGAGCCGAGTGCATGGACGTCGTTCGACGACATCGCCGAGATCGCGAATGTTGAAGGGCAGCGGGTTGGTCACTTCCTCGCGAGCGGACAGACGAACATTCCCATGACTTACCGGGTGCTCAACCCGGACGGGTCGATACCAGAGGATTCTTTCCTTCCCTCGCGTCATCGGGGGATGGACGTGGCGAAGAAACTGCGCACCGAGGGCGTGGAGTTCGATCCGTCAGGATGTGCTTCCCAAGATCAGCGGCTCACGGCCGAGGACATTCGCGATCGGTTGAGCGAACTCGATGACTCCCCGCGGGACACGTCGAGCATCCGCGCCTGGTTAGTGCGTCCCCGTCCTGCCGGCCACGAACTGGTGGATCGGTGGCGCAGCGAGCAGTTCGTGTCGCTGGCTGGAACCCACCTCGGAGAGGTGTCGCCTGGCGACAGCCGCAAGGCCATCACCGAGGCCGTCGAGCAGGGCTACCAGCACCTCGATTACGCGCAGCGGATCACGCTGGCGGGTGAGTACTCGCAGTTCCTCAACGTCATGAAACCCGGCGACCAGGTTGTCACCGTCCTCGACGCTGAGGTGTACGTCGGCACCATCACCGGCGAAGCACGGAATGTCGGTGACACGAACGCACGATGGCAGCGTGACGTCGCCTGGCAGCAAGACACCATCGGCGCGGTTTCCGGCCTACAAGCACCTCTGCGAGCGGAGATCGAGCAGCAGGGCACCGTCGTCGACATCACCGGTGGCATGGACGTGCTTCGTCGCTTTCTCGACGACACGCAACCAGAAACGGGCACTGGGGAGGAACAACCGGCTCCGGCAACGGTGACACCGCAGCTTCGCCACGCCGACAGCGCGTTGTCGGCTGAGCTGCATCTCAATCAAACATGGTTGCAGGAAGTCGTCGACGTGCTGCGAGATCGTCGGCAGCTGGTGTTCTACGGGCCGCCGGGCACCGGCAAGACCTATTTGGCCCGCAAGCTCGCCCGGCATCTCACCGATCCTGAAGCCGTTGAGCTGGTGCAGTTTCATCCCTCGTACGCCTACGAGGACTTCTTCGAGGGATACCGCCCCCAAGTCTCCGATGACGGCACCGCTGGTTTCGCGCTGACCCCTGGACCGCTGCGGCGACTGGCCGCGAACGCGCGAGACGATCCCGCTCGCGCCTACATCCTCATCATCGACGAGATCAACCGGGCCAACCTGGCGAAAGTCTTCGGCGAGCTGTACTTCCTGCTGGAGTACCGCAACGACAAGATCCAGCTGCAGTACTCACCAGGACAGTCGTTCAGTCTTCCCGCGAACGTGTTCTTCATCGGCACCATGAACACCGCCGATCGCTCCATCGCACTGGTGGACGCAGCCATGCGACGACGGTTCGCCTTCGTCGAGCTGCACCCGGACGAGTCACCGATACGTGAGCTGCTTCCCAACTGGCTCGCGGCCAGCGGCAAGACCGATCAGCGCGCAGAACTCCTGGCGGCGATCAACGCGGCGATCGGCGCGGAGGACCGCGACTTCCAAATCGGCCCGTCGTACCTGATGACACCCGAGGCCGAGCTGGAAGGCGGTCTCAACCGGATCTGGCAGTACTCGATCCTGCCGCTGCTGGAGGAGCACTACTATGGGCGGCTCACTCGTGACCAGGTCCACGCGCGATTCGGGCTGGCCACGATACAGCGAGCCCTGATCCGAGGTGAGCGGTCCGAGGACACATGA
- a CDS encoding Eco57I restriction-modification methylase domain-containing protein: MDEDEFPISHVWQHVPVHLLGPGVDLDRRNPGVAGAARAPQAMVQDLLNRSEHHQWAFLSNGLRLRVLRDSTSLAGSAYIEFDLVEIFDGLLFDEFLLLWQLCHVSRVEKRGGIDAPPGDCWLESWREDVRTSGTRALAELRVGVETALEALGSGFLGHPDNHELRVALQDGALTREEFHRALLRLVYRLLFLSVAEDRALLHAEGTRTEIKHRYAEYFSVGRLRRLARVRTGGPHADLWESLRLVLAALGGEGLPQLGIPALAGLFDPADRALDGSAGTVDLLGEASLANKDLLAAMYSLGWIRFRGQRVQPVDYRNLDAEELGSIYESLLELVPRVDTAAREFRLEKVSGNDRKTSGSYYTPTSLVNALLDSALDPLLTDARKNAANAREWESNLLALTVCDPACGSGHFLVAAARRVARELAEARSGEDEPTPADVHHALRDVVGRCLYGVDVNPMAAELAKVSLWLEALEPGKPLGFLDARIRVGNSLLGTTPALLAGGVPDEAFKPLEGDDKSLVNALKKRNKQEREGQQSLFAGGGVESNTELADHRDPLLQLLDDPNAVRTQAARWELYDSGDDKLARQRAQADTWCAAFVWKLYKGCPDVPTTALVRTALDSPDAVPPEVGEEVTRLAEQYGFFHWHLEFPEVFEVAEDSGGAGPEGWSGGFSVLLGNPPWERVKLQEQEFFAARDPEIARAPNKAARKALIDALVEGGSSPSGLSLHRAYLEAKRQAEGESALLRNTNRFPLTGRGDVNTYAVFAETFRALTGPYGRSGVIVPTGIATDATTQYFFKDLVETASLAKLYDFENRRGIFEDVDSRTKFSLLTVTGREQREPRADFAFFLHDPADIEAYSFSMTPEEILLLNPNTGTCPVFRSRRDAEITLGIYKRVPVLVKDGDPDGNPWGISFMTMFHMSNDSHLFHTREQLEADGWTLDGNIFTRGEHRMLPLYEAKMIHHYDHRWATYENGDFRDVTLEEKYKPASVVLPRYWVSEQDIPVDKVDKNGKRRYVSGVASRLENSDWHREWLLGWRDISRSTDERTMISSVTPRTATPDGTLLMLPAGVPVSGLISCLSSFVFDFATRQKVGGTHLKFYTVYQLPVASPSQLEGDDAFFESRVLELTYTAHEMAPFALDMGDTGAPFHWDEERRPLLRAELDAAFLHLYGVNREDADYIMETFPIVKRKDEKAYGEYRTKRFILEIYDRMAEAIRTGKPYQTILDPPPGQGFRHPERALAKEA, translated from the coding sequence GTGGACGAGGACGAGTTCCCCATCTCGCATGTGTGGCAGCACGTTCCGGTGCACCTACTTGGCCCTGGCGTCGACCTGGATCGACGGAACCCAGGCGTGGCGGGCGCGGCTCGGGCTCCGCAGGCGATGGTGCAGGATCTGCTCAACCGTAGCGAGCATCATCAGTGGGCGTTCCTGTCCAATGGGCTACGGCTGCGGGTGCTGCGTGACTCGACCTCGTTAGCAGGCTCGGCCTACATCGAGTTCGACCTCGTCGAGATCTTCGACGGGCTGCTCTTCGACGAGTTCTTGTTGCTGTGGCAGCTCTGCCACGTCTCGCGCGTTGAGAAGCGCGGCGGCATCGACGCCCCTCCTGGAGATTGCTGGCTTGAATCCTGGCGCGAGGATGTGCGCACCTCCGGTACACGTGCGTTGGCGGAACTGCGTGTCGGTGTCGAGACAGCGCTGGAGGCGTTGGGTAGCGGCTTCCTCGGGCACCCGGACAACCACGAGCTCCGCGTCGCGCTACAGGATGGAGCGCTCACGCGCGAGGAGTTTCACCGTGCGCTGCTGCGGTTGGTGTACCGGCTGCTTTTCCTCAGCGTCGCCGAGGACCGCGCCCTGCTTCACGCTGAGGGCACCAGGACCGAGATCAAGCACCGTTACGCCGAGTACTTCTCGGTGGGCAGGCTGAGGCGCCTGGCTCGTGTGCGAACGGGCGGCCCGCACGCCGATCTGTGGGAGTCGCTGCGTCTGGTTCTGGCTGCGCTCGGCGGGGAAGGTCTCCCGCAGCTCGGTATTCCCGCCCTGGCGGGGCTGTTCGACCCCGCAGACCGCGCGCTGGACGGCTCGGCGGGCACTGTGGACTTGCTCGGCGAGGCGTCGCTGGCGAACAAGGACCTGCTCGCGGCGATGTACTCGCTGGGCTGGATCCGGTTTCGTGGTCAGCGCGTGCAGCCGGTCGACTACCGGAACCTCGATGCGGAGGAACTGGGCAGCATCTACGAGTCGTTGCTGGAACTGGTGCCCCGAGTCGACACCGCAGCGCGGGAGTTCCGGCTGGAGAAGGTCAGCGGCAATGACCGTAAGACCTCCGGTTCCTACTACACGCCCACAAGCCTGGTGAACGCGCTGCTGGACTCGGCGCTGGATCCACTGTTGACCGACGCCCGCAAGAATGCTGCGAACGCTCGCGAGTGGGAGAGCAACCTGCTCGCGTTGACGGTGTGCGACCCGGCTTGTGGTTCGGGGCACTTCCTGGTGGCCGCGGCTCGACGGGTTGCTCGTGAGTTGGCCGAGGCGAGGTCCGGGGAGGACGAGCCGACTCCTGCGGACGTGCACCACGCGCTGCGGGATGTCGTCGGACGTTGCCTTTACGGCGTGGACGTCAACCCGATGGCTGCCGAGCTGGCAAAGGTGTCGCTGTGGCTGGAGGCGCTGGAACCGGGCAAGCCGCTCGGGTTCCTCGACGCCCGCATCCGAGTCGGCAACAGCCTTCTCGGCACCACGCCAGCGCTGCTTGCGGGTGGGGTGCCGGATGAGGCATTCAAGCCGCTGGAGGGCGATGACAAGTCACTTGTCAACGCCTTGAAGAAGCGCAACAAGCAGGAACGAGAAGGTCAGCAGAGCCTGTTCGCCGGAGGTGGGGTCGAGTCGAACACTGAACTGGCAGACCATCGCGATCCCTTGTTGCAGTTGCTCGATGATCCCAACGCGGTCCGGACACAGGCGGCGCGATGGGAACTTTACGACTCGGGTGACGACAAGTTGGCACGCCAACGTGCCCAGGCTGATACCTGGTGCGCGGCGTTCGTGTGGAAGCTGTACAAGGGCTGCCCTGATGTGCCGACCACCGCCCTGGTCCGCACCGCGCTCGACAGTCCCGATGCCGTACCACCGGAGGTGGGTGAGGAGGTCACGCGCCTGGCCGAACAGTACGGTTTCTTCCATTGGCACCTGGAGTTCCCCGAGGTGTTTGAGGTGGCCGAAGACAGCGGTGGCGCTGGGCCGGAGGGTTGGTCGGGCGGCTTCTCGGTCCTGCTGGGCAACCCGCCGTGGGAGCGGGTCAAGCTGCAGGAGCAGGAGTTCTTTGCCGCGCGCGACCCTGAGATCGCGCGTGCTCCGAACAAGGCCGCGCGCAAGGCTCTGATCGACGCGTTGGTGGAAGGCGGCTCGTCGCCGTCGGGCCTCTCGCTGCATCGCGCGTACCTGGAGGCCAAGCGTCAGGCCGAAGGCGAGAGCGCCTTGCTACGCAACACCAACCGGTTCCCACTCACTGGACGTGGGGACGTCAACACCTACGCAGTCTTCGCCGAGACTTTCCGGGCGCTGACGGGCCCCTATGGTCGATCAGGGGTCATCGTGCCCACCGGAATCGCCACCGATGCCACGACACAGTACTTCTTCAAGGACCTCGTGGAGACGGCATCGCTGGCGAAGCTGTACGACTTCGAGAACCGCCGAGGAATCTTTGAAGACGTGGACAGCCGTACCAAGTTCTCGTTGCTGACAGTGACGGGGCGCGAGCAACGTGAACCGAGAGCGGATTTCGCGTTCTTCCTGCACGACCCGGCGGACATCGAAGCTTACTCGTTCTCGATGACCCCAGAGGAGATCTTGCTGCTCAACCCGAACACCGGAACCTGTCCGGTGTTCCGCAGCCGCCGCGACGCCGAGATCACCCTCGGCATTTACAAGCGCGTCCCGGTGCTGGTCAAGGACGGTGACCCCGACGGCAACCCCTGGGGCATCTCGTTCATGACGATGTTCCATATGTCCAACGACTCGCACCTGTTCCACACGCGCGAACAGCTCGAAGCCGACGGCTGGACCCTCGACGGCAACATCTTTACCCGCGGCGAACACCGCATGCTCCCGCTCTACGAGGCGAAGATGATCCACCATTACGACCACCGCTGGGCCACCTACGAGAACGGTGACTTTCGCGATGTCACCCTCGAAGAGAAATACAAGCCTGCATCAGTCGTCCTGCCCCGCTACTGGGTCTCTGAACAAGACATCCCCGTCGACAAGGTCGACAAAAATGGAAAGCGTCGCTACGTGTCGGGCGTTGCGAGTCGCCTGGAAAATAGTGATTGGCATCGCGAATGGCTTCTCGGTTGGCGAGATATATCCAGATCCACCGATGAGCGGACGATGATTAGCAGCGTGACTCCCCGCACGGCCACTCCAGACGGAACCCTACTAATGCTTCCAGCTGGAGTGCCCGTCTCGGGTCTAATTTCTTGTCTGTCTTCCTTTGTTTTTGACTTTGCGACAAGGCAGAAAGTCGGCGGAACGCACCTCAAATTCTATACTGTATACCAGCTTCCGGTGGCCTCTCCGTCTCAACTTGAAGGTGATGATGCGTTCTTCGAATCTCGTGTTCTCGAACTCACCTACACCGCGCACGAGATGGCCCCGTTCGCTCTGGACATGGGCGATACAGGCGCGCCCTTCCACTGGGACGAGGAGCGTCGTCCTTTACTCCGCGCAGAGTTGGATGCGGCTTTCCTCCATCTCTACGGCGTGAACCGGGAAGACGCGGACTACATCATGGAGACGTTCCCGATCGTGAAGCGCAAGGACGAGAAGGCCTACGGCGAATACCGCACGAAGCGGTTCATTCTGGAGATCTACGACCGGATGGCCGAAGCCATCCGCACCGGCAAGCCGTACCAGACCATCCTCGACCCACCGCCGGGCCAAGGGTTCCGCCACCCCGAGCGCGCGCTCGCGAAGGAGGCCTGA